Below is a genomic region from Raphanus sativus cultivar WK10039 chromosome 4, ASM80110v3, whole genome shotgun sequence.
ATTGGATTTTGAAGTCATTAGCTTGTCCTTGCAACCGTAAGAAGGAATGGTGAAGCTCCACACTGTACCGACCCCTGTTGAAAGATAGAAAAAAATCAAGTAAGTCATGAGATGATGCAGCCATACTGATACTCTAATCGTAGAGGAAAAATCTTTCACCTGGGTGTGAGGATTGCGATACCCTCAAATGTGACGACTGCCTCTTCGACTCCAGCACCAACATCAGCCACAGCCATGATTCTGTCGAGGAGAACCTGAGACATGCTCTTGGTAATCAGCAAAAAGAATACTACTACGCacctatataaataaataaaagccTTGGCAACATGAACATACTTGAGCAGGGGGACGAGTTTCATCACCAACAAACTGAGTGTTGGAATTAGGAATATGAAAACTTATCTCCGTCAACGAGTCTTTCTGTTAAATAAAATACCATATGTAACAGAATCAGAAACACAGCTAAGCATATGTTAGCCGAGAGAAACCAAAAGTGGTGAGTAGTAAACCTCATTGGCACCAGCAGTATCATCAACATGAAACTCCAACAAGACATCATTTTTGCCTTGAAGCTGAGTCTGTGAAACATCAGCCAGGGACACTTCAAAAGCTTGCTTCCCACCAACCAAAAATGTTAGATTGTTCCCTGCACAAACAAAGCTTAAGATTATTTCACTTTAAAAACAAACACTCGAACCAAAAGAGAATTTTTCTCACTCACCATTCAAATCCACCTCTCCCCAATTGCGACCACTGACAGAGAGCTGTTTCTCTTCAGGCGTTTTCCCAAAAGCGCTTTGGAAAAAGCTGGTCAGGCTCGCAACATCCTGATCACGAAAGCCAATGAACTTATAGTATAAGCCGTCTTTGGTTTTGACAGCAAGCTGGTTGGTCCTTGGAACCTTCATCCAGCTGAGGCCTACGATGTCAGACTCATCGACTTCCACCGCTTTTCCGCCGCCTTGCTTCTTCCATTGAATCCCTCCCGTGTTTATTTTCAGGAGGCCTGGGTTCTTCAGttccaaaatttcaaaaaaaaaaaacccaattAAAACAACATTAAACCCTAATCAAGAGTCTAATAACCATTTTCGCACTTAGAGGATCCATAACTagtgaaaaaaagaaagatacgTTGCTGAATTGAAAACCACACATTCGTTTCATAATCGAGCGAGCGGCGGCTACAAGAAtaagaaattagggtttcggAGCAAGCGGAAATGTGCGAAAGGGAGTGGAAATCCTCAGAAAATAAAAACCGACGACGTAATTTGAGTgatgcagagagagagagagagggacgTACCGTTCCGCCGCGACCACTGAGAGAGATATTATTGAAGGAATGTCCGTCCGCCATGGCTTCTTCGCTGAGATgagagactagagagagagaggagcgagaggaggaggagagactGTCTTTTATAGGATACTTGGGCGGTGGAGTGCGTCTTTCAGGCTTCTTGTaataatactttaaaaaaaactgttcaTGAGGGGTTAATTGctgattcaaaaatattaactattttccataattttatcaatcaaaatttaataatcacaatatatattttttaaaaacaataaaactacacttaaaatataatatgtatcttttaaaaatattttttaattaacctgttaattaaattttacaaatagtTTTAATGATTTGaagcaaaattatttttacaaagatataaaaccaaaaaaataatggaTTTGTTGTTATTAGTTacataaatttgtaaaatactaactaaattaatttaaaaatattaattaaagtaaaatggcaagaaaataaataaaaatctacttgcaaaaatctattctattaaatcaaaaatatgatctattgatatatgtttaatccaattattttaatacaattattaaaattttctactaatcatttaagaaaattattttacacaaatataattataaaaacacaaacatgattaaaaattaatataaaaattaaatttttaaaaaatgtaaaacaaaaatataaccGTCCAGTACTTACTAATATTATATGTAGATATTCAAACCAACTAAAAACATAGATTAATAACATCCTCTTAGCTCTCCCTCAAGTGATTTAGTTAACAAGAAAACCAATTTCAATTTTCTGtcttaactattcaaaaataagtagaaaaaaagatccaacatttgtttttctttagtTCAACATCACCAAATCGAAACAAGCTCATAATAGTACATGTTGTATCCAACCCCAAAAACCAAGCTAAGTCTTTCATCCAATGTAAGGACTTGGATTCTTCAGAACTGTTTTCTTTTGCTCTTGAAGAGCCTATCTCTTTTAGCGTACACGTAACTCAAAGCCACTAACCCTACTCCAGACACTGAAACAGCTCCCCACGGGAACGGAGGATCTTTAAAACAGTTGAGACTCGCTTCCACCTCCTGTGACGCCAAGTACACCACTGAATGCATCGAGTACAAGTCGTGAGAAGCCGATCTCAGGTAGAACAACGCCATCTCAAAGTCATTATGCGACAGAGCAGAAACAGATTTCTCCATCTTGTACTTCAAAAGATTCCACCTCTGCATGAACTCAGAGTGCCGGTTCTGTTTCACAAGGACCGACTCTCCTCCGTAAGCAACCGTTGAATCAATAACATCGATCGCGCTCGAGATAGTCGTGTTCAACGACGTCAGAATAACGTTTCTCTTAGCAGCGTCTTTCTGAACAAACGAAAGAGACGAGATATCAGAGAACGGTCCGAACGGCGTCTGCCCCACGCTCCATGTGTAGTCAACTAACGTCGAGTTATGCCTCGGGCTCCACGTCAGATGAGTCGAGGACACACCCCACATGCTCTGAAGAATCGAACCAACGAGAGGTCTTTCAAGATCCCGCGTATGAACAAACACATGACGCCCATTGCAAGTATAATCACTCACCGACTGTGTCCCCCTGGTTCTAACAGCAATCACCATGTCTTTAAACGCAACGGACTGATGATACCTATCCAACAACAACGGCGTGTTCACATCCAAATCAAACACGTAAACAGGTAACACCCTAGCGAACTCCTCCTCCTCATGTATCCCAGCGACTCTTCTAAGCTCATCTCCCGACTCAGTCAACGTCCGATGCATATGCTTCGAATCCAAATACTCACTCACAATCAACGTGTAGTTATCAAACAGAAACCTAGACGTGTACGAGTTCATCCCTCGAGAGACAGCGAACGAACAAATCGGACACTCTCTGTAACTCACGCTAAAACTCTTGAAACTCAGCTTCTGTTCTCCCAACAACAACCCAGCTTCCTCCAAGAAAGTTCCTTTCACAACTTCCCAATCCAACCCAACCGGGTCCTTATGCTCCAACCCGTAAACATGAATCAACTGAACAACCAAAGACTCCTCGAAGTAGACAGGGATCCTCAGAGAAGGAACGAGCAGTACCTGATAGGCGTTGTACACAAGAGAAGCCAAATCCGCGAGGAGAGCCTTCTCGGACTTGGGACGGCCGTGGAAAGCCGCGAGAGGGTGAAACTCGCCACGTGGAAGCACGCCGTCTCCGGATAACGCGGGACCGTAATCGACGGGTCCCGCGGAGAGATCGATCCAGAGGTAACGCTCTTTCCCGGTCCAGATGCTTCCGAGGCACTTGGTGAACCCCGCGGAGGAGTCTCCGTGGGAGTAGGTGTAGGCGTAGGGCTTGGACTGAGGACCGAGGGATAGGAGGTAGATGTAGACTCCTCCGTCTCCGTGCTTCTCCTTCTCGTACTCTTGTCTCACGATCTCGTCGATTGGGGAGTGAGGGAGGGAGAGGAGGTTGGATCGGAGGGAGGAGGTTGTTGAGGAGATTAGGGATTTCAAGGCGGCGTCGAGGCGGGAGGAGAGGGAGGTCGGGAGAGGGAGGCGTCGAGGTTGAGAGAGTGGGAGACGGCGAGGTTGTGGTCAGCGGAGGAGGAGTCGGGAGGGGAGATGACGTGGAAGGCGTCGGTGGTGACGGCGGATGTGATGAAGGAGGAGAGAGTGGAGGGGGAGGAGGGAGGGAAGGAGTCGCCGACGAAGCGGACGTGGAGGGAGACGGGGACGGAGAGGGAGAGGAGGGGTtgggagagagaggagaagtggagagaggatgaggaggaggagagggagCGTTTGA
It encodes:
- the LOC108853546 gene encoding LOW QUALITY PROTEIN: uncharacterized protein LOC108853546 (The sequence of the model RefSeq protein was modified relative to this genomic sequence to represent the inferred CDS: inserted 1 base in 1 codon), giving the protein MTRHRINGGSAAIFTLLFLIHTTATSTTLPIPGLDTFLTNQFRLDPKATNDSFGSLSSSLKRSLSSSSSSLHFSSLSQPLLSLSVPVSLHVRFVGDSFPPSSPSTLSSFITSAVTTDAFHVISPPDSSSADHNLAVSHSLNLDASLXPTSLSSRLDAALKSLISSTTSSLRSNLLSLPHSPIDEIVRQEYEKEKHGDGGVYIYLLSLGPQSKPYAYTYSHGDSSAGFTKCLGSIWTGKERYLWIDLSAGPVDYGPALSGDGVLPRGEFHPLAAFHGRPKSEKALLADLASLVYNAYQVLLVPSLRIPVYFEESLVVQLIHVYGLEHKDPVGLDWEVVKGTFLEEAGLLLGEQKLSFKSFSVSYRECPICSFAVSRGMNSYTSRFLFDNYTLIVSEYLDSKHMHRTLTESGDELRRVAGIHEEEEFARVLPVYVFDLDVNTPLLLDRYHQSVAFKDMVIAVRTRGTQSVSDYTCNGRHVFVHTRDLERPLVGSILQSMWGVSSTHLTWSPRHNSTLVDYTWSVGQTPFGPFSDISSLSFVQKDAAKRNVILTSLNTTISSAIDVIDSTVAYGGESVLVKQNRHSEFMQRWNLLKYKMEKSVSALSHNDFEMALFYLRSASHDLYSMHSVVYLASQEVEASLNCFKDPPFPWGAVSVSGVGLVALSYVYAKRDRLFKSKRKQF